From one Lysinibacillus sp. G4S2 genomic stretch:
- a CDS encoding peptidylprolyl isomerase, whose translation MFARYKGFYVAFALLAVAFVLTGCGAAKESGQSEGNKEKESEEKVDYSSKVKENPIVTITMNNDEKIVIELEPSTAPNTVANFISLAKKGFYDGLIFHRVVPDFMIQGGDPSGNGTGGPDYSIEGEFTSNDFKNDLKHERGVISMARSNDPNSAGSQFFIMVKDTPQLDGKYAAFGKVIEGMETVDAIAAAERDGEKPIKDQQMKKVEVDTKGFDYPAPKVIK comes from the coding sequence ATGTTCGCGCGATATAAAGGATTTTATGTTGCCTTTGCTCTGCTAGCGGTAGCTTTTGTGTTGACGGGTTGTGGAGCAGCTAAAGAAAGTGGGCAATCTGAGGGAAATAAGGAAAAGGAATCGGAAGAAAAGGTGGATTATTCATCAAAAGTGAAGGAAAATCCAATTGTAACAATTACGATGAACAATGATGAAAAAATCGTCATCGAATTAGAACCTTCTACTGCGCCGAATACGGTAGCAAATTTTATTTCCTTAGCTAAAAAAGGCTTTTATGATGGTCTTATTTTCCATCGAGTTGTCCCTGATTTTATGATTCAAGGTGGAGATCCTTCAGGTAATGGTACAGGCGGACCGGATTATTCGATAGAAGGTGAGTTTACATCAAATGATTTTAAAAATGATTTAAAGCATGAACGTGGTGTCATTTCAATGGCTCGTTCAAATGATCCGAATTCTGCGGGATCTCAATTTTTCATTATGGTCAAGGATACACCGCAACTAGATGGCAAATATGCTGCTTTTGGGAAAGTAATCGAGGGGATGGAAACAGTAGATGCTATCGCTGCTGCTGAACGAGATGGTGAAAAACCAATAAAAGATCAACAAATGAAAAAGGTCGAAGTAGATACAAAGGGCTTTGATTACCCAGCTCCAAAGGTAATAAAGTAA
- a CDS encoding SDR family oxidoreductase, with protein sequence MMDNLLQLKDKNIVVMGVANDRSIAWGIAKRLFDVGANVIFTYRQERSLKKLQMQLEKIGQSDSLIVQCDVNSDESTKAAFDEIGTKVGVIHGIVHSVAFANAEDLHNRFLNTTRDGYAFAQDTSAYSLISAAKAAHPYMTEGGSIVTMSYLGAERVLDGYNVMGVAKAALEASTRYLAADIGKDNIRVNAISAGAIRTLAAKGVPSFNTILHKIEETAPLKRNVQQDEVADMTIVMLSHLSRGVTGETIYIDAGYNIMG encoded by the coding sequence ATGATGGATAATTTATTACAATTAAAAGATAAGAATATCGTTGTAATGGGCGTAGCAAACGATCGAAGTATTGCTTGGGGTATCGCAAAACGTTTATTTGATGTAGGTGCAAATGTTATTTTCACATACCGTCAAGAACGTTCATTAAAAAAATTACAAATGCAATTAGAGAAAATCGGACAATCTGATTCACTGATCGTACAATGTGATGTCAACAGCGACGAGAGCACAAAAGCAGCCTTCGATGAAATCGGTACAAAAGTAGGCGTTATCCATGGTATCGTGCACTCAGTAGCGTTTGCTAATGCAGAAGATTTACACAATCGCTTCTTAAATACAACTCGTGACGGCTATGCATTTGCACAAGATACTAGTGCTTATTCCCTTATTTCAGCAGCAAAAGCAGCACATCCTTATATGACTGAAGGCGGTTCTATCGTAACGATGAGTTATTTAGGAGCAGAACGCGTGCTTGATGGCTACAACGTAATGGGCGTAGCGAAAGCTGCATTAGAGGCTTCTACGCGCTACCTTGCTGCAGATATTGGTAAAGATAATATTCGCGTCAATGCAATCTCAGCTGGAGCGATTCGCACACTTGCTGCAAAAGGCGTTCCTTCTTTCAACACAATTTTACACAAAATCGAAGAAACAGCTCCATTAAAACGCAATGTTCAACAAGACGAAGTAGCAGATATGACAATCGTGATGCTTTCTCACTTATCACGCGGTGTGACAGGCGAAACGATTTACATCGACGCTGGCTACAATATTATGGGTTAA
- a CDS encoding ferredoxin: MAKYTIVDKDTCIACGACGAAAPDIYDYDDEGIAFVILDDNMGTAEVPEDLLEDMQDAFEGCPTDSIKVADETFDGDSLKFE, from the coding sequence ATGGCTAAATACACAATTGTTGATAAAGATACATGTATCGCTTGTGGCGCTTGCGGAGCCGCAGCACCAGATATTTATGATTATGATGATGAAGGGATTGCCTTCGTTATTTTAGATGATAACATGGGAACTGCTGAAGTTCCAGAAGATCTATTAGAAGACATGCAAGATGCTTTCGAAGGTTGCCCAACTGACTCAATCAAAGTAGCAGACGAAACTTTTGATGGCGACTCATTAAAATTCGAATAG
- a CDS encoding helix-turn-helix domain-containing protein: MFHQILLQIFQKLNNERTISAAYHVLRGKRSGQTIQDIGLFQLHNYFGLLPKLPRATFDEAVSLFLQYSWLIMQESGHYSMKKLGLQRAEQTPEFLFDGWHYRGNEHLFFARFSLIVQSLSYQSAGIRSFSPISRDTNIQSWVRTFLLEHNYQDGHLQQQLLEECEHVLSGLTLSEANKQLVLYRLSGYGLPGWTWQQLASERKEEVLDCQLAFIELLHTLLNEVHQTNDYPLLGKIAEEIRVKALLTDSAQQTAHLYEQGYSIEQIVQIRKLKQSTIEDHLVELAMYEPNFSIGPFVSYEEAEKVWQASKQYQTKKLKTLHEVVEGMSYFQIKLVLAKGEV; the protein is encoded by the coding sequence ATGTTTCATCAAATTTTATTGCAAATCTTTCAAAAACTCAATAATGAACGAACTATTTCAGCTGCCTATCATGTATTGAGAGGGAAGCGCTCAGGCCAGACTATTCAAGATATCGGGCTATTTCAGCTACATAATTATTTTGGGCTACTACCTAAGTTACCTCGAGCAACATTTGATGAGGCCGTATCTTTATTTTTACAGTATAGTTGGTTAATAATGCAAGAATCCGGTCACTATTCCATGAAAAAGCTAGGCTTACAGCGAGCGGAGCAGACACCTGAGTTTTTATTTGATGGGTGGCACTATAGGGGAAATGAGCATCTATTTTTTGCTAGATTCTCTTTAATTGTACAAAGCTTATCCTATCAAAGTGCTGGAATTCGTTCCTTTTCTCCAATAAGTCGGGATACGAATATTCAATCTTGGGTTCGTACATTTTTACTCGAGCATAACTATCAAGATGGGCATTTACAGCAGCAATTATTGGAGGAATGTGAACATGTGCTTTCTGGGTTAACCTTGTCTGAAGCCAACAAACAGCTTGTCCTTTATCGATTAAGTGGTTATGGGTTACCAGGATGGACGTGGCAGCAGCTTGCTAGTGAACGAAAGGAAGAAGTTTTAGATTGTCAATTAGCGTTTATAGAATTGCTACATACATTATTAAATGAAGTACATCAAACAAATGATTATCCGTTACTTGGCAAAATAGCTGAGGAGATAAGAGTAAAGGCGTTACTAACCGATTCAGCTCAGCAAACAGCACATTTATATGAGCAGGGCTATTCAATTGAACAGATTGTGCAAATTAGAAAGCTAAAACAAAGTACAATTGAGGATCATTTAGTAGAATTAGCTATGTATGAACCAAACTTTTCGATTGGTCCATTCGTCTCTTATGAGGAAGCGGAAAAAGTTTGGCAGGCATCGAAACAATATCAAACAAAAAAATTAAAAACTTTGCATGAAGTGGTTGAAGGTATGAGTTATTTCCAGATAAAGCTTGTCCTCGCGAAAGGAGAAGTATAA
- a CDS encoding RecQ family ATP-dependent DNA helicase yields MELEQILAKHFGYTAFRPGQKEVIEAILGGQDVIALLPTGMGKSLCYQLPGYILQKPVLIVSPLLSLMQDQVEELKRFGEKRVVALNSFLNVSEKRYVLHFLEQYRFIFTSPEMLLQQQVQDKLSQMQLGLIVVDEAHCISQWGFDFRPDYLRIGQWFSQVNRPPVLALSATATSKVVNDIRATLSLDAPFEFLYNVDRPNIHLGRVVFEDRADKTHWIMQYIKETAGPGILYMSSRKRAEQYSEVLIQAGIRAAAYHAGYGAEDRQFIQQQFIDGELDWIVATNAFGMGINKSNIRQVIHETMPANVENYMQEIGRAGRDGQPALAILLYCEGDEELAKFVVTSDLPTAGHVDRYQELLNQQVQPSQMLKNGELSETAFRVLDYWLQQETIEQVKARLNHLALEKYRAVDEMQKITQTKDCIRTQLVGYFGQKLLKKPENCCENCGIHYDEINKERLKEEKKIEMIPWKSRLKQLLIGL; encoded by the coding sequence ATGGAACTTGAACAAATATTGGCAAAGCATTTTGGCTATACAGCATTTCGTCCAGGGCAAAAAGAGGTCATTGAAGCAATTCTAGGAGGACAAGATGTTATTGCTTTATTACCAACAGGAATGGGAAAATCACTTTGTTATCAGTTGCCGGGGTATATCTTGCAGAAGCCGGTATTAATTGTTTCTCCGTTGCTTTCGCTAATGCAGGATCAGGTAGAGGAGTTAAAACGCTTTGGGGAAAAAAGAGTAGTTGCCTTAAATTCATTTTTAAATGTAAGTGAAAAACGATATGTATTACATTTTTTAGAGCAGTATCGTTTTATTTTTACATCACCAGAAATGCTTTTACAGCAACAAGTTCAGGACAAGCTTTCGCAAATGCAGTTAGGTTTAATCGTAGTAGATGAGGCTCATTGTATTTCTCAGTGGGGCTTTGATTTTCGACCAGATTATTTACGAATTGGACAATGGTTTTCACAAGTAAATCGTCCACCAGTTTTAGCTTTGTCAGCAACTGCGACAAGTAAAGTAGTCAATGATATACGTGCCACATTGTCGCTAGATGCGCCATTTGAGTTTTTGTATAATGTGGATCGGCCTAATATTCATCTTGGGCGTGTTGTATTTGAGGATAGGGCAGATAAAACACACTGGATAATGCAGTATATAAAAGAAACGGCAGGACCAGGCATTTTATATATGTCCTCGCGCAAGCGTGCCGAACAATATAGCGAAGTACTTATCCAGGCAGGCATACGAGCGGCTGCTTATCATGCAGGCTATGGTGCTGAGGACCGTCAATTTATTCAGCAACAGTTTATTGACGGAGAGCTCGACTGGATTGTGGCTACAAATGCTTTTGGAATGGGTATCAATAAGTCAAATATTCGTCAGGTCATCCATGAAACGATGCCTGCCAATGTAGAAAATTACATGCAGGAGATTGGCCGTGCAGGGCGTGATGGTCAGCCGGCGCTAGCGATTTTACTTTATTGCGAAGGTGACGAAGAACTTGCGAAATTTGTTGTAACAAGTGATTTGCCAACAGCTGGTCATGTCGATCGTTATCAGGAACTACTAAATCAACAAGTACAACCCTCTCAAATGTTGAAAAACGGAGAGCTGAGTGAGACTGCTTTTCGTGTACTTGATTACTGGTTACAACAAGAAACAATAGAACAAGTTAAAGCGCGTTTAAATCATTTGGCACTGGAAAAATACCGTGCTGTCGATGAAATGCAAAAAATTACTCAGACAAAAGACTGTATTCGCACGCAGCTAGTCGGGTATTTTGGGCAAAAATTGCTGAAAAAACCGGAAAACTGTTGTGAAAATTGTGGAATCCATTATGATGAAATCAATAAAGAACGCTTGAAGGAAGAGAAGAAAATAGAAATGATTCCATGGAAAAGTCGGTTAAAGCAACTTTTAATAGGTTTATAG
- a CDS encoding LysM peptidoglycan-binding domain-containing protein — protein sequence MSKEDYRDKIEEHRQSFGEEQEEQQNLSRVSRMNKNGGNNKKPKNTKRKTPLMTILFVIFILIPLSILIYFLKFYEPGETIEEAEKNSSDTIVEIDKSGNKTESAEKNKEDDKAKKEDKASKEDKAKDQSKKDAEKLAAEKKAAEEAKNAEAAKSAEDARKAEEAKKAEQARIAQAEAARKAEANKAEQARKAEQARKAEEARKAEQQKQTAKASTHTVKANENLYRIALNHYGDGSEATLSKIRAANGMSSNDVMVGQVIKLP from the coding sequence ATGAGTAAAGAAGATTATCGTGATAAAATAGAAGAACACCGTCAATCTTTTGGAGAAGAACAAGAAGAGCAGCAAAATTTATCTAGAGTTTCAAGAATGAATAAAAATGGGGGCAATAATAAAAAGCCGAAAAATACAAAACGAAAAACGCCATTAATGACGATTCTTTTTGTAATCTTTATCTTAATTCCATTATCGATCTTAATTTATTTTTTAAAATTCTATGAACCAGGTGAAACAATAGAAGAGGCTGAAAAAAATTCTTCGGATACAATTGTAGAAATTGATAAGTCAGGAAATAAAACTGAATCCGCTGAAAAAAATAAAGAAGACGATAAAGCAAAAAAAGAAGATAAAGCAAGTAAAGAAGATAAAGCTAAAGATCAGTCTAAGAAAGACGCTGAGAAATTAGCAGCTGAAAAAAAGGCAGCTGAGGAAGCGAAAAATGCCGAAGCAGCCAAGAGTGCCGAAGATGCTAGGAAAGCCGAAGAAGCTAAAAAAGCTGAGCAAGCTAGAATAGCACAAGCAGAAGCGGCAAGAAAAGCAGAAGCGAATAAAGCTGAACAAGCACGTAAAGCCGAACAAGCGCGCAAAGCTGAGGAAGCACGTAAAGCAGAACAACAGAAACAAACTGCAAAAGCAAGTACCCATACTGTAAAGGCAAATGAAAATCTATATCGTATTGCATTGAATCACTACGGTGATGGAAGTGAAGCAACACTATCGAAAATCCGTGCAGCAAACGGTATGTCTTCAAATGATGTAATGGTTGGGCAAGTTATTAAACTACCATAA
- a CDS encoding metallophosphoesterase has translation MIYIGLFVLVVIAFLLYMFKVAHENNVLHHQLLLKGEQEKIRLFFISDTHLRKVNRQMIEQLDGQFDAVIIGGDFADGRTPIERIHDNLKLLTPLGPTYFVWGNNDREVGEERLRGILQEHAVQIIANDAVLLPKKNRFWLSAIEDTSTMKYSFDEAFAKVGEKDLVVFISHNPGVFARVRAKFRADLMIGGHLHGGQIRIGSYGVHPNGSYREREGVMTLVSNGYGTTLLPFRLGARPQCHIIDIEISGK, from the coding sequence ATGATTTATATTGGACTATTTGTTTTAGTAGTCATCGCGTTCCTGCTTTATATGTTCAAGGTGGCACATGAAAACAATGTTTTACATCATCAATTGTTATTAAAGGGTGAACAGGAAAAGATTCGACTTTTTTTTATTTCGGATACCCATTTACGCAAAGTTAACCGCCAGATGATTGAGCAGTTAGATGGCCAATTTGATGCTGTCATTATTGGTGGAGATTTCGCAGATGGACGCACACCTATTGAACGTATTCATGACAATCTAAAATTATTGACTCCTTTAGGACCGACTTATTTTGTATGGGGCAATAATGACAGGGAAGTAGGTGAAGAGCGACTACGAGGTATTTTACAGGAGCATGCTGTTCAGATAATAGCCAATGATGCTGTATTACTACCTAAAAAAAACCGCTTTTGGCTAAGTGCCATTGAAGATACATCTACAATGAAATATAGCTTTGATGAAGCATTTGCAAAGGTGGGAGAGAAAGATTTAGTTGTTTTTATTTCACATAACCCAGGTGTTTTCGCAAGGGTCCGTGCAAAATTTAGAGCAGATTTAATGATTGGTGGGCATTTACACGGTGGTCAAATTAGAATAGGCTCATACGGTGTGCATCCAAATGGCTCTTATCGAGAGCGTGAGGGTGTGATGACGTTAGTAAGTAACGGTTATGGTACGACATTGTTACCTTTCCGACTTGGCGCGAGACCACAGTGTCATATTATTGACATTGAAATTTCGGGTAAATAA
- a CDS encoding YpdA family putative bacillithiol disulfide reductase has protein sequence MQQVDAIIVGGGPCGLAAAIALQNIGLKPMVIEKGNIVNAIYNYPTHQTFFSTSERLAIGDVPFIIEGRKPKRNQALVYYREVVRLKDIQVNRFEKVNSVVKNGAVFTVTTDKEVYETLYVVIATGYYDHPNYLNIPGEQLPKVFHYFKEGHEFFDTDVLVIGGKNSAVDAALELNKAGARVTVVYRGSEYSPSIKPWVLPEFEGVVRNEEVKMYFNTNVLEISEHEVVLENDGSKKSIKNDFVFAMTGYHPDHSFIRAMGVTIDDETGRPFFNPETMETNVEGLFIAGVIAAGNNANEIFIENGRFHGDCIAKTITERTK, from the coding sequence ATGCAGCAAGTAGATGCAATTATTGTTGGAGGAGGCCCATGTGGTTTAGCAGCAGCAATAGCCTTGCAAAATATTGGATTAAAGCCAATGGTAATTGAAAAAGGAAACATCGTAAATGCGATTTACAATTACCCTACGCATCAAACTTTTTTTAGTACGAGTGAACGTTTAGCTATCGGTGATGTGCCATTTATAATTGAAGGACGTAAACCTAAGCGAAATCAAGCACTAGTTTATTATCGAGAAGTTGTGCGATTAAAAGATATTCAAGTAAACCGCTTTGAGAAAGTAAATAGCGTTGTAAAAAATGGAGCAGTGTTTACAGTAACGACAGATAAAGAAGTTTATGAAACACTTTATGTTGTGATCGCAACAGGGTACTATGACCATCCAAACTATTTAAACATTCCAGGTGAGCAATTACCGAAAGTTTTCCATTACTTTAAAGAGGGGCATGAATTTTTCGATACGGATGTTCTTGTAATTGGTGGGAAAAATTCGGCTGTAGATGCGGCGCTTGAGTTAAATAAGGCTGGAGCACGTGTCACTGTTGTTTATCGCGGAAGTGAGTATTCGCCAAGTATTAAACCGTGGGTACTACCAGAATTTGAAGGGGTAGTGCGCAATGAAGAAGTTAAGATGTATTTCAATACAAATGTGTTGGAAATTAGTGAGCATGAGGTCGTTTTAGAAAATGATGGTAGCAAGAAATCAATAAAAAATGATTTTGTTTTTGCGATGACAGGCTACCATCCAGATCATTCCTTTATTCGAGCAATGGGTGTCACAATCGATGATGAAACAGGTCGTCCTTTCTTTAATCCAGAAACTATGGAAACAAATGTAGAAGGATTATTCATTGCAGGCGTAATTGCAGCCGGAAACAATGCCAACGAAATTTTTATTGAAAATGGCCGTTTCCATGGCGATTGTATCGCAAAGACAATTACAGAAAGAACAAAATAA
- a CDS encoding glycerol-3-phosphate acyltransferase, with translation MLGLYWFLSYIVGNFMTAYVVGKAYGVNLQEHKSKNLGARNAGSVIGSAAFIWTFLGDSLKGVLIVAVGRLWHFEEWEIVLGACLVMLGHLFPFWLKFKGGKGVATFIGVGLALSPSLFLMMVVGTALTLIVTRSLTLSMLGGFVLYIGAIIYTDKLLLYIPILIAISFMLIKHMSNIKEALGSRE, from the coding sequence ATGCTTGGATTATATTGGTTTCTAAGTTATATTGTAGGGAACTTTATGACGGCGTATGTCGTTGGAAAAGCGTATGGTGTTAATTTACAGGAGCATAAGAGTAAAAACCTAGGGGCTCGAAATGCTGGTAGTGTTATAGGGAGTGCTGCTTTTATATGGACCTTTTTAGGGGATTCTTTAAAAGGTGTGCTTATTGTTGCTGTAGGACGTTTATGGCATTTCGAAGAATGGGAAATAGTGCTAGGTGCTTGTTTAGTAATGCTTGGTCATTTGTTTCCGTTTTGGCTTAAATTTAAAGGGGGAAAAGGAGTAGCAACTTTTATAGGTGTAGGTCTGGCATTGTCACCAAGCTTATTTTTAATGATGGTTGTAGGGACAGCTCTTACCCTTATTGTAACTAGAAGTTTAACACTTAGCATGTTAGGTGGCTTTGTATTATATATTGGAGCGATTATTTATACAGATAAATTACTGTTATACATACCGATACTAATAGCAATAAGCTTTATGCTTATTAAACATATGTCGAATATTAAAGAAGCTCTAGGGAGTAGGGAGTGA
- a CDS encoding aminotransferase class V-fold PLP-dependent enzyme yields MYWCKIAHTEAEFEEIARLNYETFVEEIPQHKPNSARKKIDRFHHENTYIVVYKGIELIGMLAFRDQRPFSIDEKIGEVEQYLSKEISNKLCEIRLLAVRKAYRTGRVLLKLTQALTAFAYEKGYSAAVISGTTREEKLYKQMGFTQFAPATGTEDALFLPMVLTRQQFEKSLQQRLAKDCHTFYPGPVKQNEPFQYSELSHRSLGFQSIFEQMRNKLLQLSGAAHVATIVGTGTLANEVMLGQLKAQQLGRGLILTNGEFGERLRKQAERWSLDFDVIEQDWGKSFDTNMLDSYLQKKSYQWLLAVHGETSTGTCNDLKGILHLTKRYDIKLCVDCISSFGAMPFSLEDCYLATAVSGKAIGALSGLAFVFSQNIVKPSTTLPAYLDLANYQQGAIPFTLPAVLVANVEAALQAYPERYGQLQQRFTTLLQLPFMHYQVSTRQYPMLITLQLPKALANLQSDLKLNGFYVHADSQYLRRRNFIQLSVIQPDFEFAIDQLHNILSYYKQVEDA; encoded by the coding sequence ATGTATTGGTGTAAAATAGCACATACAGAAGCGGAGTTTGAGGAAATTGCGCGATTAAATTATGAAACCTTTGTCGAAGAAATTCCACAGCATAAACCTAACTCCGCTAGAAAAAAAATTGACCGTTTTCATCATGAAAATACGTATATCGTTGTTTACAAAGGAATAGAACTTATAGGTATGCTTGCCTTTAGAGATCAAAGACCGTTTTCAATTGATGAAAAGATAGGAGAGGTTGAGCAATATCTATCAAAGGAAATTAGTAATAAGTTATGTGAAATTCGCTTGCTTGCTGTGAGGAAGGCATATCGAACAGGAAGAGTACTACTAAAATTGACACAAGCATTAACTGCTTTTGCATACGAAAAAGGTTATTCAGCAGCAGTAATCTCAGGTACTACTCGTGAAGAAAAACTTTATAAGCAAATGGGTTTTACTCAATTTGCCCCTGCTACAGGGACAGAAGATGCTTTATTTTTACCAATGGTATTAACGAGACAGCAATTTGAAAAGTCTTTACAGCAAAGACTTGCGAAGGATTGCCATACATTTTATCCAGGGCCAGTGAAACAAAACGAACCATTCCAGTATTCTGAGCTTTCTCATCGTTCGTTAGGCTTTCAATCAATATTTGAGCAAATGAGAAACAAGTTGCTTCAATTATCAGGAGCAGCGCATGTAGCTACAATTGTAGGAACAGGGACATTGGCAAATGAAGTGATGTTAGGGCAATTGAAGGCTCAACAATTAGGGCGTGGACTAATTTTAACAAATGGTGAGTTTGGAGAACGTCTTCGAAAACAAGCAGAGAGATGGTCATTGGATTTTGATGTGATAGAGCAAGATTGGGGAAAATCGTTTGATACAAATATGTTGGACTCGTATCTACAAAAAAAATCTTATCAATGGCTTCTTGCAGTACATGGGGAAACGTCGACTGGTACTTGTAATGACTTAAAAGGAATTTTACATCTGACTAAACGTTACGATATAAAGCTTTGCGTAGATTGCATTAGTTCGTTCGGAGCAATGCCATTTTCTTTAGAAGATTGTTATTTAGCGACTGCAGTAAGTGGAAAAGCTATTGGTGCACTTAGCGGCTTGGCTTTTGTTTTTTCGCAAAACATTGTGAAACCATCTACTACATTACCTGCTTATCTCGATTTAGCTAATTACCAGCAAGGTGCGATTCCGTTTACGTTACCAGCAGTACTTGTTGCAAATGTTGAAGCAGCATTACAAGCGTATCCAGAAAGATATGGACAGCTACAGCAACGCTTTACTACTTTGCTGCAGCTACCATTTATGCACTATCAAGTTTCAACTAGACAATATCCAATGTTAATCACTTTACAACTTCCTAAGGCTTTAGCAAATCTACAGAGCGATTTAAAGTTAAATGGGTTTTATGTTCATGCAGATAGCCAATACTTACGGCGAAGAAATTTTATACAGCTTTCAGTAATACAGCCAGATTTTGAGTTTGCAATCGATCAATTACATAATATTTTAAGTTATTATAAGCAAGTTGAAGATGCATAA
- a CDS encoding asparaginase — MKKTILLIHTGGTISMAMTDEGAVIPNKENPLMKESNKLNTLATIIEMEAFNLPSPHITPKEMLTLRNLIIEKVSEEQIDGIVITHGTDTLEETAYFLELTTDLSIPIVLTGAMRSSNELGADGIYNLVEAVRVAVDEEAREKGVLVVMNDEVHLAVNTTKTSTSSVNTFQSPQYGPIGLITKSRILFHHAPIRRQYVDIHGLPKRVAMLKVYAGMEVDLLDVVLACKYDGVVLEGLGQGNVPPTVVKGIESLLERGIPVILVSRCFNGIAEGVYGYVGGGKMLEDLGAIFATGINGQKARLKLLIGLNTAGTPLDLKEFFM, encoded by the coding sequence ATGAAAAAAACAATTTTATTAATTCATACCGGTGGAACAATATCTATGGCAATGACTGATGAAGGTGCCGTTATACCAAACAAGGAAAATCCGCTAATGAAGGAAAGCAACAAACTCAACACACTTGCTACAATTATTGAAATGGAGGCTTTTAATCTTCCATCTCCACATATTACACCAAAAGAAATGCTTACATTACGTAACCTCATTATTGAAAAAGTTTCAGAGGAGCAAATTGATGGCATTGTCATCACACATGGTACTGATACATTAGAAGAAACAGCTTATTTTTTAGAGTTAACTACTGATTTATCGATTCCTATTGTCTTAACGGGTGCAATGCGCTCCTCCAACGAACTTGGTGCAGATGGTATTTATAACTTAGTGGAAGCCGTTCGTGTAGCTGTTGATGAAGAGGCGCGTGAAAAAGGTGTGCTTGTTGTCATGAACGATGAAGTCCATCTTGCTGTTAACACTACAAAAACAAGCACAAGCTCTGTAAACACCTTCCAATCACCACAGTATGGCCCGATTGGACTTATCACAAAATCAAGAATATTGTTTCATCATGCTCCCATCCGCCGCCAATATGTAGATATTCATGGATTACCAAAACGCGTGGCCATGCTGAAAGTGTATGCTGGCATGGAGGTTGATTTACTTGATGTAGTACTCGCATGTAAATATGATGGCGTTGTGTTAGAAGGACTTGGACAAGGTAATGTCCCTCCAACAGTTGTTAAAGGGATTGAGAGTCTCTTAGAGCGCGGTATTCCTGTTATACTCGTATCCCGTTGTTTTAATGGTATCGCAGAGGGTGTCTACGGCTATGTTGGTGGTGGCAAAATGCTCGAAGACTTAGGAGCTATATTTGCAACTGGTATTAATGGTCAAAAGGCACGATTAAAATTATTAATTGGGCTCAACACAGCAGGCACTCCTCTTGATTTAAAGGAATTTTTCATGTAA
- the prsW gene encoding glutamic-type intramembrane protease PrsW translates to MIILLSAAIAPGLALFSYFYLRNQMATEPRRTLLQTFLYGAFLTFPILFLQYVLTEEGVFRYLYLQDVVFSSVVEEFFKWFVLLIGIYNHVEFDDPYDGILYGASISLGFATIENVLYLFSFGLDTAFMRALLPVSSHALFGVVMGYYYGRAKFSKLAKTKEMIAMALCAPVVLHILYNTILTFKGYWVYLMIPFMLFLWWFGLRKVKLAHYHLVQHLHMHKKI, encoded by the coding sequence ATGATCATTTTATTATCAGCTGCCATTGCTCCCGGTCTAGCGCTTTTTAGTTACTTCTATTTGCGCAATCAGATGGCAACGGAGCCAAGAAGAACCTTACTTCAAACGTTTTTGTATGGCGCATTTTTAACGTTCCCAATCTTGTTTTTACAATATGTACTAACAGAAGAAGGGGTTTTTCGATATCTTTATCTACAAGATGTAGTTTTTTCTAGTGTAGTTGAAGAATTTTTTAAATGGTTTGTTCTTTTAATCGGAATCTACAATCATGTAGAATTTGATGATCCGTATGATGGCATATTGTATGGTGCAAGTATATCTCTTGGTTTTGCCACGATTGAAAATGTTCTTTATTTATTTTCATTTGGTTTAGATACTGCATTTATGCGAGCATTATTACCTGTCTCAAGTCATGCTTTGTTCGGTGTTGTAATGGGCTATTATTATGGACGTGCCAAGTTTTCGAAGCTTGCAAAGACGAAAGAAATGATTGCTATGGCGCTTTGTGCACCGGTAGTATTACACATTTTATATAATACAATTTTAACATTCAAAGGGTACTGGGTATATTTAATGATACCGTTTATGCTATTTTTGTGGTGGTTTGGGCTGCGAAAAGTCAAGCTCGCTCACTATCATCTTGTGCAACATTTGCATATGCATAAAAAAATATAA